GGAGATCGCTCATGCCGAACTTGGTCACCATGGCGCGGGCGATACGGGTTGCCTGCTGGAGGTCGCTGCTGGCGCCAGTCGTCAGCTGGTTGAAGACGATTTCTTCGGCGGCGCGGCCGCCCATTGCAGCAACGATATCGTCTTCGAACTCCTCGCGGCTCTTCAGAAGCGAGTCGCTGTCAGGCAGGCTCATCACATAACCACCCGCCCGACCACGAGGCACGATGGTGATCTTGTGGACGGGGTCGGCGTATTCGAGGACGTGCTGGAGGATGGCATGTCCCGCCTCGTGATAGGCGACCTTCTTCTTCTCGGCCTCGGTGATGACGCGGGTCCTGCGCTCCGGCCCCATGACGACGCGCTCCATCGCCTCCTGAAGCTCGGACATGCCGATGTTCTTGAGGTTACGGCGCGCGGCCAGAATAGCGGCCTCGTTAATCAGATTCTCGAGATCGGCGCCGCTGAATCCGGGCGTGATCTTGGCGATGGCCTCGAGATCGACGCTCTGGGCAAGCGGTTTGCCTTTGGCGTGAACCTTGAGGATGTCGATGCGGCCTTTGACGTCCGGATTGTCCATGATGACCTTACGGTCGAAACGGCCGGGACGCAGGAGGGCAGGATCGAGGATGTCGGGCCGGTTGGTTGAGGCGAGGACAATCACGTTAGTGCCGGTTTCGAACCCGTCCATCTCGACCAGGATCTGGTTGAGGGTCTGTTCGCGTTCATCATGGCCGCCGCCCAAGCCTGCGCCGCGGTGACGACCGACCGCGTCGATTTCGTCGACGAAGACGATGGCAGGCGACTCAGCCTTGGCGCGGTCGAACAAATCACGCACGCGGGAGGCACCAACGCCTACGAACATCTCGACAAATTCGGAACCGCTGATACTGAAGAACGGCACACCGGCTTCCCCGGCCACGGCACGCGCCATGAGAGTCTTGCCGGTTCCCGGAGGCCCGACCATCAGCACGCCCTTAGGCACGCGCGCGCCGAGGCGGATAAATTTATCGGGTTCTTTGAGGAATTCGACGACTTCCTTCAATTCCTCTTTGGCTTCTTCGGCGCCGGCGACATCGGCGAAGGTGACCTGAGGACGCTCCATGTCGCGATTGACGCGGGCACGGCTGCGGCCAAAGCTCATCGCCTGATCCTGCCCCATCCGGACGGAGCGCATCATACGCCACAGCAGCCAGACGATCAGCAGGGTCGGGACAATCGCGATGATCAGGTTGAACAACATGGCCGACGAGTTATCACTCGGCACCGCCGTGATTTCCTGAATCCCGCGCCACTGGTCCTCGGAGACACCGAGGGCGTACATTTCCTCGCGCAGGTTGATCAATGGTTCCTTGAACATGCGATAAGGCGCGGTACGGCCATCGACATGGACCAGCACTTCGCCACTGTCGCTGATCAGGAGCTGCGTCACATCGCCACGCTGAATGAAGCGCGCCAGATCGTTATTGCTGAGGGTATCGCTGGCGCTGAAATTGTTGCGGCTATTGGCAATCATCAGCAGAAACAGCAGCAAGACGAACGCCCCAACCGCCAGCCAAATGCGCTGGGCGTTATTGATGGGCGAGCCAGGCGGCGTGTTCTTAGAATCCTTATTATCCCCGCGTTGTGGCGGTTCGGGCCTGTTGTTCACACGAAACTCCAAAGACTTTGAGCGTCAAAGGTATTATACCTAAGTTACACGCGATTTTGCTGGCGAGGTCAGTAAACAACACATTTCTAACGCGGCGCTATACCACCGTTTGCGTGTAACATACTCGTGCATGCAGATCGCAACGTACCGGCATGCACAACCGTATGAACATCACGGCGGAAACACCGTGTGACCCGCATTTTGCGCCAAAGGACTGCCATGCTCGCTGACCTGATCGAACAAATCACGCAATTCGTCGAATCGGTGGTACTGACCTTCGGTTTACCGGGAGTGGCGGTGATCGCGGTAGGCGAAAACCTATTCCCGCCTACCCCGTCGGAATTTCTGTATCCGCTGGCAGGCAAGATGGCCTGGGAAGGCGGATTCAGCATCCTGAGCGTGGTCACAGTGGGCGTGCTGGGGACGCTGTTTGCCTCGACGCTGTGGTATCTGCTCGGCAAGCGGCTGGGCGAAGAACGCGTCCGCCAGTTCATTGAGCGGCGCGGAACACTCAAGATCGCGCGGTTCAGCTTCGAGCTGTTCACGGTCGATCAGTACGATCGGGCGATCGAGCTGTTCAGGACGCGCGGCGCGGCGATTGTGGTCGTCGCGCGGCTTCTGCCGTATGTCCACAGCGTGGTCAGCATACCGGCCGGGGTGATCAAGATGCCCTACAGCAGCTTCCTCATCTACACGGCCATCGGGTCGACGCTGTGGATCCTGCCGCTAACCGTGCTGGGTTATGTCCTGGGCAGCCGCTGGCGGGAAGTGCTGGCGATTCTGGACACATACCAGACGGTGATCCTGGTGATCGCCGGACTGCTGCTGGTCTACTGGCTGGGAAAACGGTGGCTAAAGAGTCGGTCAAACGCCGCGAATGAGGCATAATTGAGGCGTCGTATCGCTTGTGGAAACCGTTTATCGTAAGATGCGGTCGGACCTAAGGCCAAAGTGAATGAGCAGCACACCGCGGGGCAATTTCCCCATATCGCAAGCCTTCGACGCATCGGATCTGAGCGCCAACCCGTTCCTATACCGGGCCGTTGAACTCATCGAGCAGGTGCATGCCTGCGGTCCGCTGCCGACGGTGATTTTCAAGCACGCGCCGTCAGCGAGCGAACTGGAATACCGGCCGGCGTTTCCGCCGCAAATTGTGATCGACAGCGCGGGGCGGCACAAACTGCCGATGATGATCCACTGTATCGGGCACCTGATCGACCAGTTTGGCCTGGGAAGCGGCGGCTATGACAGCTTCGAGAGCCGCAAACTGCGCGGGGCAAAGTACAGCGGCCCACTGAGTGACTGGTGGGTGGCGGTACACGGGACAGAGACAGTCCGCACGCTGTATTTCGCGATGGACGATCCTCCACGGCTCAAGTCGAGCATCAAAGGGACGGAGATCATCCCAGAGAAGATGGATCTCGCTTATCTGGTTTCGGCCGAGGAGCTGTGGGCGCGGTCGTACCTGCAATACATCACCGTCAAGACGAACGACCCGGTGCTGACAGCGTTTCTGAAGACGACGCTGGACCAGAAGGCTTTCACGCTGTTCGAGCAGTGGCCCGCGCGCGAGTTCACCGCAATTGAGGTGCAAATTGACGCATTGTTCGCCCGACTGGGCTGGAGGCAAGGTTGAGGATTTTCGTCGGTGGACGGCTGCTCAACGAAAACGAACAGATAGACTATCTGATGCGAGTCCTGGGCTGGGACGAGAGCCGCGCACGCCAGCGTGTGAGCATCGGGTTGGGGAAGATCCGGGGCGACATCGTCCGTCTGGAGCCTACAAAGCCGCTGGCCGATCCTTCGCTCAGCAAGCGGCCATTCAATTTTCCAAAACCGAAGACTTAAAGGCGGCGAACGTTAAGTAACGCGAGTTATGGATGACTTGGGGTCTCACCCCAAACCCCAGCACGGATTTACTTCCCTGCACCCTTCTTTTGCCTTCAACTTCGCAGGCGCAGCCGAAGACCATGAGGGAGTCCAAAGGGCGCAAGCTCATTGGTGGAGGTGCGGAGGCAAGCCTCTGCGCACCTTATCCATACCTCGTATTTTGGAGGGAGAGGCACAAACTCTCGCACGTCTCTACAGGATCGGCCGGGTTTTGCATGGAAGAACTGGCTTCGGAATTCAAAGCACTTAGCCATGCGGGCCGATGATGACCTCCTGACCTTTCAACTGCAGATCCAGAACCGGCTGGTCGAGCGGGGACAGCCACTGATTCCAGAGCGAGTCGCTGTAGAAATGCTTGTTGAGGTCTTTCCAGCGCGAGGTGATCTCCCGCTGCATTTCTGGGGGCATGACCCGCAGCGGATTGACGATCTGATTCTTGTAGCGGACTTCCAGATGCAGGTGATTCTGGCCGCCGGCGTCGATCACGCCAATCACCGTCTCTGGGGTTACGACATCGCCAACGTTGAAGCTGCTCGGCCCGGCGATATGCCCGTAGATGACCATGAAAGGGCCAACACGGACACGCGTGAAGTTGGGCGCGTAGGTCGAGGTATTGTATTTGACGTCGATGATCTGGCCATCGACACCGGCGAAAACGGGAACAGCGCGATTACAGCCGTAGTCGAAGCCGCCGTGCAGCCCCTGGCAGTAGTTGTACCAGAACTTCTTCTGGACCCTGAGATTGTAGGCAAAACGGGTGTTGCCGAAGTACTGAATCCACTGGGTGTCATTGAGCGGCACGGGATGGCGCGTGAAGATCGGGAAGGGATTGAAGCCGCCGGTCGACGGGGCCTGCGTAAGCGCGCGGATAGGCTGCATAAAGGTCTGGGTGCCGGTGACGGGGCGCTCAACGGACCAGCCCTGAGCGTGCCGCCACCAGACTAACCCCTTGAGCACCATGCGGGTGGCCGGATCAACCTCGATCTGTTCCTTGTTGAACAGTGTGCCGACACGGTCGGCGCTGGAATCCGGTTCCTTGCGGATGCTGATCGGCCCATCCACGACCTCGAAAAAGCGGACCGGCGTGCCGTCCGGCCAGGTTCCCGGCTGGGGCAGAGGCGGGTTGAGCATGACGGGGACGCGAAGCATAAAGACGCCGCTGCTGTCGGATTTGCGCTCCACCGACCAGCCCAGATGATGGCGCCACCAGATGAAGCCATCGCGGTCGGTCATCGAGAACTTGTCGATTTCGACAGTGACGAGGTTGGGAAGTTCACCGAGCTTCTCCGAGCCCACGTCCGGCGTCGCGCGGATACTGATCGGCCCGTCGATTACCTGAAACACGCCAAGAGGCACCTGCGGCAGCGTCACAATCACATCCGGCATCATTACAGCCACCGGGATCATAAACGGCGAGCCGCCCGCTTCGGTGCCCATCGCCGACCAGCCGCGGCTGTGCCGGTAATAGATGTAGCCGCTGGCTACGACGCGCGATCCCTTTTCAACCTCGACCACCGTATCGTTCGGGATCTCGCCCAATTTCTGGCTGGTCGGGTCAGGCAGGGCGCGAATGCTCACCGGCCCATCGACGACCTTGAGGAAACGGATTTCTTCGGGCGTAATGGTCGGATGATCCGGCGCAGGGACCTCGACCTTCGGATCGGGTTCGGTGGCCGGGATCATGAACTGCTGTCCGCCGTCGGCGCGGCCTTCAGCACTCCAGCCGCCGCTGTGCTGCCAGTAGACATAATCGCCGTTGACGAAACGGGAGCCCGGCACGACCTCGACGATCACGCCGTTGGGGATTTCTCCGAGCTTGCGGCTGTTGACATCCGGTTTCTCGCGTACGGTCACTGGCCCCATCACAACTTTGAAGTACCGGGACGCGGCGAGGGCGTCGGCCAGGTCAGGCAGTTCGACCGGCGGAGGCTCGACAACAACAGGGGCGGATTCAGACTCTGCGGGGGGATTGACCGGCGCGGTCACAAGGGGTTCGAGATAAATCTCGGTTCCCGCATCGGTGCTGGCGGCACTCCAGCCCTGTCCGTGGCGCCACCAGATGAAGCCATCGGCCAGCGTGCGACTTGAGGGGTCGACGGCGAGGACTATACCGTGGGGCAGTTCGGCCACTCGCGCCGCCGAGGTACGTGGTTCGGCGCGTACGGTCAGGGCGTCGGTCACGACCTGCAAATAGGTAAGTTCAGTCTGCACGCCATCGGCTGTGGCGGCAAGCGGCGCAAGCAGCACGGCGGTGGAATCGTTGATGGCGAGCGATTCCGGCACAGACTGCATGAAAACGGTTTGTTCTTCCAGGCCGCGTTCCGCCGACCAACCGAACTGATGCTGAACCCAGACGAAGCCATCGGTGGTGGCCGAGACCCCGGGAACGATTTCGATAATCCTGCCGGTCACTAGTTCTCCCAGACGACGCGCGGCCACACCAGGCTCGGCGCGAACGATGAGCGGCCCATCGACAACTTGCATAAACTGGCGCGACATAGCGCCCCCTTACCCTATTCGTAGAGAAGCTGAATCGCGCGGATTATAGCGCTTGACGGCCCACACGCTAAATCGCGGGGTAAACTGATCCGATAGTTCTAGGGAAAGAGCCAAGAAAACGCCGCTTGCGCGATCAACAAGAAATTGCGAGCCAAAAGCTGATACTGATAGGAAGCCGATTTTGCGCTATAGTTTTATGAATTCAGAAAGGAATGAACGCGATGGATCGTAAGTACGAAATTACGTCTGCCAAAGGGGGCGCGGCATTCACCGTGAGGGTGGTTACGCGTTCCGAATCGGTGAGTCTGGCCGGCGTGCAGGAAGATGGCTCGCTGCGGGTGCGACTGACCGCCGATGACGCGGGCGATTCCGAGGCCAATAAGGAACTGATCGGATTCTTCGCCGAGTTTCTGGGCGTAAGGCCAGCCAGCGTCGAGATCGTCGCCGGCCATTCCTCACGCGATAAGGTGTTATGCGTGCTGGATCTGACAAGTGACGAACTGGAACAGAAGTTGGGGATGTAGAGCCGTGTGGGCGCGTATTCTTATGCCTAAGGGCGCGGCGCCCCGCGAGTGTGCTGCTGCGACGGCGGGAAAAGCCCGCGGGCCGCGTCCTGTTACTTACATCTATGTCTTGTTTACGATATTTTGCCTTTTATTGGCGGGCTGCACTGGAGACGCCGAGCCGACCAGCACACCGCCACCCACCCAACCGCTAAATCCTGCCCCCCCGACGGCGACGGCAGCCGCCGTCCAACCGACAGCAACCCTGACTCTGCCGCCCTCCGCGGCCGACCTTGCACGCACCGCGACGGCCCAGGCACCTACGCCTGACCCTACCGAGGAAACACGCAGCGCCCAACGTGAGATCGCGCTGGGCGCGGTGAGCGCGGCGCTCGATGTCCCGGTACAGGCGCTGAGCGTTGCAGCGGTGACCGGCGTACGCGCCGGACGTGAAATCGAGGGCTGTGGACGCGCCAGCTCAGGCATGGCGCTGGCCTCCATACTCGACGGCGAGAACGTCACCGAAGTGCTGATCGACGGCCAGGAAGCGCAGATATGCGGCACGGTCAGCCTTTACGATGACCGCCCAGAGCTGTTTCTGACGCTCGATCCTGTCGCAGCGGACCTGGTCGATCTGGCGCTGACCCGCGCGGCACGCAGCGCCGAGGTCGAGACGAATGCCGTCGTAATTGACAGCGTGCGCCCGGTCGAATGGGCCAGTGACACCTTAGGGTGTGAGACAGACGCGGCGACCCCCGAAGGAAGCACGTCAGGCGGCGCATCCGGCTACCGCATCCTGCTCAGAGTCGGAGAGCGGCAGTTCGAATATCACACGGACTTCGACCGGCTTATCCCGTGTTCAGTGGAGTGACCGCGCGAACGATCCGGTCAAGCCCAGCCAAATCTTGAATGACGTCGACCTGCGCCGATGGCAGCGCTGCGCGAACGATGTCTGAGGCCGACGCTCCCTGATCCGCGCCAATTTCCAGCAGAACGAGCGCCCCCGCCCGCAGCACGAGGGGGGCAGCGGCCATCAACCGGCGGATGAGGACGAGGCCATCGGGACCGCCGTCGAGCGCCAGAGCAGGCTCGAAGCGGCTGACCTCCAGACCTGGCACGACGCCGCTGGCGATATAGGGCAGGTTCGCCAAGAGCAGATCGACGGTGACGCGATTTTCGATCAAGGGCGAGAGCAAGTCCCCGTGGAGAAGCCGGATCTGGACGTGGTTCAAGGTGGCATTGCGATGCGCAACCTCAAGCGCGGCGGCGCTCAGGTCAACGGCATACACGGCGGCAGCAGGCACATGGGTGGCAAACGTCACGGCAATCGCCCCGCTGCCCGTCCCAATGTCTGCCGCGACACAGTCCGCGCGATGCGCCTGTTCGGATTCGATAGCCAGTTCGACCAGTAATTCCGTTTCGGGACGGGGGATAAGCACATCGGGCGAAACTGCCAGGTCAAGGTCGTAGAAGGCGCGCCGGGCAAAAATATAGGCCATCGGTTCGCCGGAGGCGCGGCGGGCGGCCAGCGCGGCGAAATGCTGCACCTGATCCGGAGTCAACTCGCGTTCGGGATGGGCGATGACGTGGGCGCGATCGACGCCGAGCACAAACGCCATCAGGAGCTGAGCATCGAGTGAGGCTGAAATGCTCACGGGGGCGATACGGGTTCTAGTCTCGGAAAGGAGGGTGCCAAGCATGGGCATGCGTCACCTCTTTCTCAACACGGGATTTCCTGCGCACATGGCTCAAGCCTGCAGCGTGGCGAGGAAGGCCTGGGCGTTTTCGACCGGAGGAAGGTACTCGGCGGCGCGGGCAGGAAACGCGGCGGCTTCGCCGATGAGGGCGACAACCTCAGCCAGCGGCACTGTGGCCGAGGCATCGGTATAGGCGAGCACTTTGGGCGCGATCGCGAGATCAAGCCGCTTGACGGTCAGCATATCGTCCTTGCCATCGTCGCGGAAACCGTACACTTCGGCGCGGGGATAGAGGTTGCTGCGCCTGAGCAGGAAGTCCCACGCGGCATCGCCGGTCATCATCTCGCCGCGTTCGAGCGCAATCAGGCCGGGGACGATGCTGACGAACGGTTTTTCCAGCAGGCGCGCGCCATAACGCAGGACAATGCCCTGGGCGACGATGTCTGCCCCCAACAGGGGACTCGCGCTCAGGACGAAGCGCCCGCCGAGCAGGCTCAACATGCCGGGAAACGGATCGCCTACCGGTACGCGCGAAGGGATAGCAGGCATTTAGTGGTGCGCGGGAGTGTGGGCATCCGCCTCGTGAGCGGACTCTTCATGCGCCTCATCGTGAATATGGCTGACATGGCCGCCGTCGATGGGCTGGTTGATGTCATCGAAGTGCTCAAACGGGCGGGTGACGCCGATCCAGGCGCCGCCGCCGCCGAGTAGCATCAGCGCGCCGAGGGCGAACAAGAGGCCGACGCCCTGCCCGGTGATGACACCGATTGCCGCGGCGACGATCATGAGCGTCATACCTGTTCCAGCCAATGCAGCCAACCACCAGGTCAGCGGCGTCATACCGAATTCATGAACCATCCCAGACGGTGCATCTTCATGGTGAGCCATGCGTGTTGTCCTTGATTAGTGTGTACCGCCAAAAGTGAGACTTGATTCTGCCGTTCGATGTCCGGGGAGTCAAGTGAAGGTACAATATCCGATGATTATAGGCCTTCTTGAGGAGAAGTTCCGATGCTGCAGGATAAGACTATAGTGATTACCGGGGCGGCAAGCGGCATTGGACGGGCAACCGCCCTACTGGCGGCCAAGTATGGCGCGAAACTAGCCCTGTGCGACCTGAATGAGGAAGGTGTGGCCGAGACCGCGCAGATGGCCCACGAGCTGGGCGCAGCAGCAGCGTCCATGAGCGTCGACGTGGCGATTGCGGAACAAGTCGAGGCGTTTATGAAGAAGGCAAGCGCCGAATTTGGCAGGATCGATGGCGCATTTAACAACGCGGGCGTGGGCGGAACACTGACACGCGCGCACATGCTGACCGAGGAGCAGTGGGATCAATGCATCAACATCAACCTCAAGGGTGTATGGTTGTGCATCAAGTATGAAATCCCGCACATGCGGGGCGACGGCGGCGGCGCTATCGTGAATATGGCCTCGGTGGCGGGGCTGCTCGGGTTTCCGATGAACTCGGTCTACGCGGCCAGCAAGCACGGCGTGATCGGACTGACCAAATCGGCGGCAGCCGAATATGCGCGGAATAACATCCGGGTCAATGCCGTGTGCCCAGGATATACCGATACCCCGATGGTAAGCGCGATTGACGACATCCGGCCGGGGCTGGTCGAGAATACGCTGCAGGCAGTGCCGATGCGGCGCCTGGGCAAGCCGGAGGAGATCGCTGAGACGGTGTGCTTCCTG
This DNA window, taken from Candidatus Flexicrinis proximus, encodes the following:
- the ftsH gene encoding ATP-dependent zinc metalloprotease FtsH gives rise to the protein MIANSRNNFSASDTLSNNDLARFIQRGDVTQLLISDSGEVLVHVDGRTAPYRMFKEPLINLREEMYALGVSEDQWRGIQEITAVPSDNSSAMLFNLIIAIVPTLLIVWLLWRMMRSVRMGQDQAMSFGRSRARVNRDMERPQVTFADVAGAEEAKEELKEVVEFLKEPDKFIRLGARVPKGVLMVGPPGTGKTLMARAVAGEAGVPFFSISGSEFVEMFVGVGASRVRDLFDRAKAESPAIVFVDEIDAVGRHRGAGLGGGHDEREQTLNQILVEMDGFETGTNVIVLASTNRPDILDPALLRPGRFDRKVIMDNPDVKGRIDILKVHAKGKPLAQSVDLEAIAKITPGFSGADLENLINEAAILAARRNLKNIGMSELQEAMERVVMGPERRTRVITEAEKKKVAYHEAGHAILQHVLEYADPVHKITIVPRGRAGGYVMSLPDSDSLLKSREEFEDDIVAAMGGRAAEEIVFNQLTTGASSDLQQATRIARAMVTKFGMSDLLGPRSYEGGSSGNIFLGRELSEMREYSEHYAQEIDNEVKRILQKCYDRAKSILLGSREKLDKLADALIEHETLDRQAFEQLMSALAVPTLFDASAGE
- a CDS encoding DedA family protein codes for the protein MLADLIEQITQFVESVVLTFGLPGVAVIAVGENLFPPTPSEFLYPLAGKMAWEGGFSILSVVTVGVLGTLFASTLWYLLGKRLGEERVRQFIERRGTLKIARFSFELFTVDQYDRAIELFRTRGAAIVVVARLLPYVHSVVSIPAGVIKMPYSSFLIYTAIGSTLWILPLTVLGYVLGSRWREVLAILDTYQTVILVIAGLLLVYWLGKRWLKSRSNAANEA
- a CDS encoding M23 family metallopeptidase; protein product: MSRQFMQVVDGPLIVRAEPGVAARRLGELVTGRIIEIVPGVSATTDGFVWVQHQFGWSAERGLEEQTVFMQSVPESLAINDSTAVLLAPLAATADGVQTELTYLQVVTDALTVRAEPRTSAARVAELPHGIVLAVDPSSRTLADGFIWWRHGQGWSAASTDAGTEIYLEPLVTAPVNPPAESESAPVVVEPPPVELPDLADALAASRYFKVVMGPVTVREKPDVNSRKLGEIPNGVIVEVVPGSRFVNGDYVYWQHSGGWSAEGRADGGQQFMIPATEPDPKVEVPAPDHPTITPEEIRFLKVVDGPVSIRALPDPTSQKLGEIPNDTVVEVEKGSRVVASGYIYYRHSRGWSAMGTEAGGSPFMIPVAVMMPDVIVTLPQVPLGVFQVIDGPISIRATPDVGSEKLGELPNLVTVEIDKFSMTDRDGFIWWRHHLGWSVERKSDSSGVFMLRVPVMLNPPLPQPGTWPDGTPVRFFEVVDGPISIRKEPDSSADRVGTLFNKEQIEVDPATRMVLKGLVWWRHAQGWSVERPVTGTQTFMQPIRALTQAPSTGGFNPFPIFTRHPVPLNDTQWIQYFGNTRFAYNLRVQKKFWYNYCQGLHGGFDYGCNRAVPVFAGVDGQIIDVKYNTSTYAPNFTRVRVGPFMVIYGHIAGPSSFNVGDVVTPETVIGVIDAGGQNHLHLEVRYKNQIVNPLRVMPPEMQREITSRWKDLNKHFYSDSLWNQWLSPLDQPVLDLQLKGQEVIIGPHG
- a CDS encoding DUF167 domain-containing protein encodes the protein MDRKYEITSAKGGAAFTVRVVTRSESVSLAGVQEDGSLRVRLTADDAGDSEANKELIGFFAEFLGVRPASVEIVAGHSSRDKVLCVLDLTSDELEQKLGM
- the prmC gene encoding peptide chain release factor N(5)-glutamine methyltransferase, with product MLGTLLSETRTRIAPVSISASLDAQLLMAFVLGVDRAHVIAHPERELTPDQVQHFAALAARRASGEPMAYIFARRAFYDLDLAVSPDVLIPRPETELLVELAIESEQAHRADCVAADIGTGSGAIAVTFATHVPAAAVYAVDLSAAALEVAHRNATLNHVQIRLLHGDLLSPLIENRVTVDLLLANLPYIASGVVPGLEVSRFEPALALDGGPDGLVLIRRLMAAAPLVLRAGALVLLEIGADQGASASDIVRAALPSAQVDVIQDLAGLDRIVRAVTPLNTG
- a CDS encoding SDR family oxidoreductase; amino-acid sequence: MLQDKTIVITGAASGIGRATALLAAKYGAKLALCDLNEEGVAETAQMAHELGAAAASMSVDVAIAEQVEAFMKKASAEFGRIDGAFNNAGVGGTLTRAHMLTEEQWDQCININLKGVWLCIKYEIPHMRGDGGGAIVNMASVAGLLGFPMNSVYAASKHGVIGLTKSAAAEYARNNIRVNAVCPGYTDTPMVSAIDDIRPGLVENTLQAVPMRRLGKPEEIAETVCFLLSDRAPFLTGQAIAIDGGLVNI